A DNA window from Trueperaceae bacterium contains the following coding sequences:
- a CDS encoding type II secretion system protein, whose amino-acid sequence MRTRSTHGFTLIELLIVIAIIGILAAVLIPNLLGARTAAVERAAQAHGSNVYTAVVAESADSGDDLATALDAFDLSGGDCEAEATSTSGYGWSAAPGGVTCTVTSSGSDVTVTTEAGDATFINGRAQ is encoded by the coding sequence ATGCGCACACGCAGCACGCACGGCTTCACCCTGATCGAGCTGCTGATCGTCATCGCGATCATCGGCATCCTCGCCGCCGTCCTCATCCCCAACCTGTTGGGGGCCCGCACGGCCGCCGTCGAGCGCGCCGCGCAGGCGCACGGCTCGAACGTCTACACCGCCGTCGTCGCGGAATCCGCCGACTCCGGCGACGATCTGGCCACGGCGCTGGACGCCTTCGATCTCTCGGGAGGTGACTGCGAGGCCGAGGCGACGTCGACGAGCGGGTACGGCTGGAGCGCCGCGCCGGGGGGCGTGACGTGCACGGTCACCAGTAGCGGGAGCGACGTGACGGTCACGACCGAGGCGGGCGACGCGACGTTCATCAACGGTCGCGCGCAGTAG